The Anabaena sp. WA102 genome contains a region encoding:
- the purM gene encoding phosphoribosylformylglycinamidine cyclo-ligase, producing the protein MDYRDAGVDVEAGRAFVDQIRNLVHSTFRKEVLGGLGGFGGCFQLPTGYKEPVLVSGTDGVGTKLKIAQILNRHDTVGIDLVGMCVNDVLTSGAEPLFFLDYVATGKLDKEQLTQVVAGIATGCKLAGSALLGGETAEMPGFYQVGEYDLAGFCVGIVEKSRMLDGSQVQVGDVAIGLASSGVHSNGLSLVRKIVSDGGFAWTDTPDLFNGASIGETLLTPTRIYVKSVLAALQSGLEVHGMAHITGGGLPENLPRCLSKGQSIKMIPDSWTVPPVFHWLAAAGSVGAEAMYNTFNMGIGFVLLVPPQQAEQVITHFQSQDISANVIGEVINGAGELISLW; encoded by the coding sequence ATGGATTATCGGGATGCAGGCGTTGATGTGGAAGCAGGTAGAGCTTTTGTAGATCAAATTCGCAATTTGGTTCACAGCACTTTTAGAAAAGAGGTTTTGGGGGGACTGGGTGGCTTTGGTGGTTGCTTTCAACTGCCTACAGGTTACAAAGAACCAGTTTTAGTTTCGGGGACAGATGGTGTGGGGACAAAGCTGAAAATAGCTCAAATTCTCAACCGTCATGATACTGTGGGCATAGATTTGGTGGGGATGTGCGTTAATGATGTGTTGACATCGGGTGCAGAACCGCTGTTTTTTCTAGATTATGTGGCTACAGGTAAGTTAGATAAGGAACAATTAACTCAGGTGGTAGCGGGGATAGCTACTGGTTGTAAATTGGCGGGTTCGGCTTTATTGGGGGGAGAAACGGCGGAAATGCCCGGTTTTTACCAGGTTGGTGAATACGACTTGGCTGGTTTTTGCGTGGGAATTGTGGAAAAAAGCCGAATGTTGGATGGTTCTCAGGTGCAGGTGGGGGACGTAGCTATCGGTTTAGCTAGTTCAGGTGTCCATAGTAATGGTTTGAGTTTGGTCAGAAAAATTGTCAGTGATGGTGGTTTTGCTTGGACTGATACCCCAGATTTATTCAATGGTGCATCTATTGGGGAAACTTTGCTTACACCTACACGCATTTATGTAAAATCTGTTTTAGCTGCGTTGCAATCAGGTTTAGAAGTTCATGGCATGGCTCACATTACTGGCGGTGGTTTACCAGAAAATTTACCAAGATGTTTAAGCAAGGGTCAATCAATTAAGATGATTCCTGATAGTTGGACTGTTCCCCCTGTATTCCATTGGTTAGCTGCGGCTGGTTCTGTAGGTGCTGAGGCTATGTATAATACATTCAATATGGGTATTGGCTTTGTGTTATTAGTTCCACCTCAGCAAGCAGAACAGGTAATTACTCATTTTCAATCTCAGGATATCTCTGCTAATGTAATTGGTGAAGTGATCAATGGAGCAGGTGAATTGATCAGTTTGTGGTGA
- a CDS encoding PHP domain-containing protein has translation MVINFARTTVSKELLKQVFQRIDAQSCPQLFNFHMHTVHSDGKLKPGDLMGQAIAIGLKGLAITDHHSISGYQAALVWLEDWKWRNPDAHAPYLWSGAEINANLLDNEVHILAYAFESEHPSMQPYLQKIPSTGKAYQAVNVIKAVHEAGGLAVLAHPARYRRSHFDLIPAAAGDGIDGVETFYAYNNPKPWKPSVVETEEVQQLAEKFNLFSTCGTDSHGLNLLHRL, from the coding sequence ATGGTTATAAATTTTGCCCGGACTACTGTTTCTAAGGAACTACTAAAGCAAGTATTCCAACGCATTGATGCACAAAGTTGTCCCCAGTTATTTAATTTTCATATGCACACGGTTCACTCCGATGGCAAACTAAAACCGGGTGATTTGATGGGTCAAGCGATCGCAATTGGTTTAAAAGGGTTAGCTATCACTGATCATCATAGTATTAGTGGCTACCAAGCAGCCCTGGTTTGGTTAGAAGATTGGAAATGGCGTAATCCTGATGCTCATGCTCCATATCTGTGGAGTGGTGCAGAAATTAATGCCAATCTGCTGGATAATGAAGTTCACATTCTGGCTTATGCTTTTGAGTCAGAACATCCCAGTATGCAGCCATATTTACAAAAAATTCCTAGCACAGGTAAGGCTTATCAAGCAGTTAACGTTATTAAAGCTGTTCATGAAGCGGGAGGACTAGCGGTACTTGCTCACCCAGCCCGATATAGGCGATCGCATTTTGACCTCATTCCTGCGGCTGCGGGTGATGGTATTGATGGTGTTGAAACTTTCTACGCTTACAATAACCCCAAACCTTGGAAACCTAGTGTGGTGGAAACTGAGGAAGTTCAACAATTAGCGGAAAAATTTAATTTATTTAGCACCTGTGGTACTGATTCGCATGGCTTGAATTTGCTGCATAGGTTGTAA
- a CDS encoding dihydroorotase produces MTKELLKQVRVIDPVQKTDTVADVLIIDGYIQAVAPQITDFSADTSIRDCQGLILGAGLVDLYSHSGEPGFEERETLSSFLQAAKAGGFTRVGVLPDTSPPIDKPALVAQLQQQRDRGKASPHLHIWGAITLDLAGKQLTEVADLAAAGVVGFTDAKPWENLGIVRRILEYLQPFGKPVAFWPCDRHLAANGKIRDGAEALRIGLSPIPVSAETTAIAALLELVADIGTPVHIMRVSTARSVELIAKAKAQGLPITASTTWMHILLDTTAIRSYHTSLHLDPPLGNHQDMLCLRDAVRTGIIDAIAIDHAPYTYEEKVQAFGESPPGAIGLELALPLLWQNLVTTGEFTASELWRVLSHQPAACLQQEVKAIQAGEIAELTLFNPLQTWHINKANLQTLAYNTPWFGQEVTGRVVQVWCHTILNTGEI; encoded by the coding sequence ATGACTAAAGAACTATTAAAACAAGTAAGAGTAATTGATCCTGTTCAGAAAACTGATACCGTAGCAGATGTATTAATTATTGATGGTTATATCCAAGCTGTCGCTCCGCAAATTACAGATTTTAGTGCCGATACTTCTATTCGTGATTGTCAAGGTTTAATTCTTGGTGCTGGATTAGTTGATTTATATAGTCATTCAGGCGAACCTGGATTTGAAGAACGAGAAACTTTAAGTTCTTTCTTACAAGCTGCTAAAGCGGGTGGTTTTACTAGAGTGGGTGTTTTACCAGATACATCACCACCCATTGATAAACCTGCTTTAGTAGCACAGTTACAGCAACAGAGAGATAGAGGAAAAGCTTCTCCCCATTTGCATATCTGGGGAGCAATTACCTTAGATCTAGCAGGTAAACAATTAACAGAGGTAGCAGATTTAGCCGCAGCGGGGGTTGTGGGTTTTACTGATGCTAAACCTTGGGAGAATTTGGGGATAGTCAGACGGATTTTGGAGTATCTTCAACCCTTTGGTAAACCTGTGGCTTTTTGGCCTTGCGATCGCCATTTGGCCGCTAATGGTAAAATCAGAGACGGTGCAGAAGCCTTGCGAATAGGTTTATCTCCCATTCCAGTTAGTGCGGAAACAACAGCAATTGCCGCTTTATTAGAATTAGTCGCGGATATTGGTACACCAGTTCATATTATGCGTGTTTCTACTGCTCGTAGTGTAGAATTAATTGCTAAAGCTAAAGCTCAAGGTCTTCCCATTACCGCTAGTACAACCTGGATGCACATTTTATTAGATACAACAGCTATTAGAAGCTATCACACATCCTTACATTTAGATCCGCCCTTGGGAAACCACCAAGATATGTTATGCTTACGGGATGCTGTGCGAACTGGGATCATAGATGCGATCGCTATTGATCACGCACCTTATACTTATGAAGAAAAAGTTCAAGCCTTTGGGGAATCACCACCGGGGGCAATTGGTTTAGAATTAGCATTACCCCTGCTTTGGCAAAATCTCGTCACCACTGGAGAATTTACAGCTTCAGAATTATGGCGCGTTTTGAGTCATCAACCAGCAGCTTGTTTGCAACAAGAAGTTAAAGCCATTCAAGCCGGGGAAATAGCCGAATTAACTTTATTTAATCCGTTGCAAACTTGGCATATAAACAAGGCAAATCTCCAGACACTTGCTTATAATACTCCTTGGTTTGGTCAAGAAGTTACAGGTCGGGTTGTGCAAGTTTGGTGTCATACTATACTAAATACGGGTGAGATTTAA
- a CDS encoding FAD-binding domain-containing protein has product MSDLILFWHRRDLRISDHTGLAAAREKSAKIVGVFCLDPQILQSDDIAPVRVEYMIGCLQSLQERYQQAGSQLLILQNDPVIAIPKLATALKAKAVFWNWDVEPYSQTRDLAVIEALETQGIEFLNDNWDQLLHSPTEIFSGAKTPYTVYTPFWKNWITKSKAKPVKTLANLENLTAEEQEISQLTGTINLPSAADLGFIWDAELIISPGELAAQEKLDNFAKSAINEYQEQRNFPAIDGTSQLSAALKFGVIGIRTIWQTTIEALENSNSEEVNASIQTWQKELAWREFYQHAMYHFPELAKGAYRDTFKTFPWQNNEKYFQAWCEGKTGYPIVDAAMRQLNETGWMHNRCRMIVASFLTKDLIINPQWGEKYFMQKLIDGDLSANNGGWQWSASSGMDPQPLRIFNPASQTQKFDAEAEYIRQWIPELRYVSPEYLVTGKIPPLDYYGTNYPQPIVDHKQQQALFKQLYQQQKTIG; this is encoded by the coding sequence ATGTCTGATTTAATTCTGTTTTGGCATCGTCGAGATTTACGCATTTCTGATCATACAGGACTAGCTGCGGCTAGAGAAAAAAGTGCGAAGATTGTAGGTGTATTTTGTCTAGATCCCCAAATTCTCCAAAGTGATGATATTGCCCCCGTTAGGGTAGAATATATGATTGGCTGTTTGCAATCTCTTCAGGAAAGATATCAGCAAGCAGGTAGTCAATTATTAATTTTGCAAAATGATCCTGTGATTGCAATTCCCAAATTAGCAACAGCATTAAAAGCAAAAGCCGTATTTTGGAATTGGGATGTTGAACCCTATTCCCAAACACGAGATTTAGCAGTAATTGAGGCTTTGGAAACTCAAGGAATTGAATTTCTTAACGACAATTGGGATCAGTTATTGCATTCACCAACAGAAATTTTTAGCGGTGCAAAAACTCCCTATACTGTTTATACTCCTTTCTGGAAAAATTGGATTACTAAATCTAAAGCTAAACCAGTTAAAACTTTAGCAAATCTGGAAAATTTAACAGCGGAAGAACAAGAAATTTCTCAACTCACAGGAACTATTAATTTACCTTCTGCCGCAGATTTAGGTTTTATTTGGGATGCAGAATTAATAATTTCTCCCGGAGAATTAGCAGCACAAGAAAAATTAGATAATTTTGCCAAATCTGCTATTAATGAATACCAAGAACAGCGGAATTTCCCCGCAATTGATGGTACATCTCAATTAAGTGCCGCTTTGAAGTTTGGTGTCATTGGTATTAGAACTATTTGGCAAACTACGATAGAAGCACTGGAAAATAGTAACAGTGAAGAAGTAAATGCCAGTATCCAAACATGGCAAAAGGAATTAGCATGGCGGGAATTTTATCAACACGCTATGTACCATTTTCCAGAATTAGCTAAGGGTGCATATAGAGACACTTTTAAAACCTTCCCTTGGCAAAATAACGAAAAGTATTTTCAAGCTTGGTGTGAAGGAAAAACCGGCTATCCTATAGTAGATGCCGCCATGCGTCAATTAAATGAAACTGGCTGGATGCACAACAGATGTAGAATGATTGTTGCCAGTTTTTTGACTAAAGATCTAATTATTAACCCCCAATGGGGAGAAAAATATTTTATGCAGAAACTCATTGATGGTGATTTATCTGCTAATAATGGAGGCTGGCAATGGAGTGCTTCTAGTGGTATGGACCCTCAACCATTACGGATTTTTAACCCTGCGAGTCAAACCCAAAAATTTGATGCCGAAGCAGAATATATTCGTCAGTGGATACCTGAATTGCGTTATGTATCTCCAGAATACTTGGTAACTGGGAAAATTCCCCCGTTAGATTATTATGGAACAAATTATCCCCAGCCCATTGTTGATCATAAACAACAGCAAGCTCTGTTTAAGCAATTATATCAACAACAAAAGACTATTGGATGA
- the fdhD gene encoding formate dehydrogenase accessory sulfurtransferase FdhD → MKTFNKSKIKMPVWVVENGKKRLRQDYLTTEEPLEIRLVSSRCTVAITMRTPGADFALAAGFLYNEGVISCKQDIQTISYCVDENIDGEQRYNIVNVELRPGLIVDLQPLERHFYTNSACGVCGKASIEALRLRGYPMIAAEMMVTPKLLYSLPDQLRAAQGVFNATGGLHAAAVFDMQGQLLNLQEDIGRHNALDKLIGTALLSCDLPFHNHIIMVSGRSSLEILQKSIAARVPIVCSVSAPSSLAVSMAREFGITLIGFLRGERFNVYSGIERIFTT, encoded by the coding sequence ATGAAAACCTTCAATAAAAGCAAAATCAAAATGCCAGTCTGGGTAGTCGAGAATGGTAAAAAGCGACTACGACAAGACTATCTCACCACTGAAGAACCGTTAGAAATTCGCTTAGTCTCCTCACGTTGCACCGTAGCTATTACCATGCGTACCCCAGGGGCAGATTTTGCTTTAGCGGCTGGCTTCCTCTATAATGAAGGTGTGATTAGTTGTAAACAAGATATTCAAACCATCAGCTATTGTGTAGATGAAAATATTGATGGTGAACAACGCTACAACATCGTTAATGTAGAATTACGTCCAGGGTTAATTGTAGACTTACAACCTTTAGAACGACATTTTTACACCAATAGTGCCTGTGGAGTCTGCGGTAAAGCCAGTATTGAGGCTTTGAGGCTGCGGGGTTATCCGATGATTGCTGCTGAAATGATGGTGACACCTAAGTTACTCTACAGTCTACCTGATCAGTTGCGGGCTGCTCAAGGTGTCTTCAATGCTACAGGGGGGTTGCACGCTGCGGCGGTTTTCGATATGCAAGGACAACTTTTAAATTTACAAGAAGATATAGGCAGACACAATGCTCTAGATAAATTAATTGGCACTGCTTTATTAAGTTGTGATTTACCTTTTCATAATCATATTATTATGGTTAGCGGACGTTCTAGTCTTGAAATTTTACAGAAGTCTATAGCGGCTAGAGTACCTATTGTTTGTTCTGTGTCTGCTCCTAGTAGTTTAGCTGTGTCTATGGCGCGGGAATTTGGTATTACTTTAATTGGTTTTCTGCGTGGGGAACGATTTAACGTTTATTCTGGCATAGAGAGAATTTTTACTACCTAA
- the fdhF gene encoding formate dehydrogenase subunit alpha → MNSPQAKINGQIVDIKDGETILQAAKRLGMEIPTLCYADGMHPEGGCRMCLVESNQKNRPLGACHTPIQAGMKIQTHTPKLEALRRDILSLYLDNEQPVFQGNGQETKFTRLLQDYQLTAIANAHPAKVDESHPYLRFNPNTCITCRLCLNACEQIQGQFVYSVAGRGSESHLIFGAGKSFAESPCVACGACVDQCPTGAISDRNRFTASHIETVTQTVCGYCGVGCRLEVSTAQGKVVQITGVPTAVVNHGHLCLKGRYAHTYHHSSERLTQPIKRVGQEFQPISWQEAIELIAGELLRIKAEYGKDALGVFTSSRSTNEAAYLLQKLFRTIIGTNNIDCCARVCHSSTATALQMVTGAGAATASYLDIEKAKCIVIAGANPTEAHPVIGSRIKQAVLKGARLVVIDPRRIELAEYADIHLQLLPGTNVPLLNALAKVLIAEDLINHDYLNERVEGYEEFRAFVNHLSLDEIASITTVETNLIREAAQLIGSYGQTLFVHGLGLSELTQGTASVITLCNLGMLTSSIGGEGAGMLPLRGQNNVQGNADMGSMPNLITGYQPLNDPALRRRLERLWGGLPPEQPGLTSQEMIDAAARGEIRALWCQGEDMVQSDPNETHVRKALSNLDFMVVQDLFFCETARYAHLILPAAAALEQEGTFTNAERRIQYVRPTVPSPGKARPDWEAIRDVAVKMGANWHYQHPGEIMDEIAQVAPHYFGGVSYARLAGDGLQWPCPSPDHPGTVTVHADRFMGGKGQLVAIDYVPSPEHGVKGYPFLLITGRLLEHYNVGTMTRRTANQELVPEDVLEIHPGDADQENIADGEQVNLESRWGSIQVKVKKSRRIAPGTLFLSFHYPETHTNRITGPHLDPQSKCPQYKAVAVRLQPNKS, encoded by the coding sequence ATGAATTCACCACAGGCAAAGATTAACGGACAGATTGTTGACATCAAAGACGGTGAAACTATTCTCCAAGCAGCAAAACGACTGGGTATGGAAATTCCTACTCTCTGTTACGCTGATGGAATGCACCCGGAAGGGGGATGTCGGATGTGCTTGGTAGAAAGTAACCAGAAAAACCGTCCTTTGGGTGCTTGTCACACCCCTATCCAAGCGGGCATGAAAATTCAAACTCATACACCCAAACTGGAGGCATTGCGGCGGGATATTCTCTCCCTTTACCTAGATAATGAGCAACCTGTTTTTCAAGGTAATGGACAAGAAACTAAGTTTACTCGGTTGCTTCAAGATTATCAGTTAACAGCCATTGCCAACGCTCACCCTGCCAAGGTAGATGAAAGTCATCCCTACCTCAGATTCAATCCTAATACCTGTATCACCTGTCGTCTTTGTTTAAATGCTTGTGAACAAATCCAGGGGCAGTTCGTTTATAGTGTTGCCGGTCGGGGTTCAGAAAGCCATCTGATTTTTGGTGCAGGAAAAAGTTTTGCCGAAAGCCCTTGTGTAGCTTGTGGTGCTTGTGTAGATCAATGTCCTACAGGGGCAATTAGCGATCGCAATCGCTTTACAGCCTCTCACATCGAAACAGTGACTCAGACAGTATGTGGTTACTGTGGGGTGGGTTGTCGTCTGGAAGTAAGTACAGCCCAAGGAAAAGTAGTACAGATTACTGGCGTTCCCACAGCCGTGGTCAACCATGGACATTTATGCCTGAAGGGACGCTATGCTCATACTTACCATCACTCTTCTGAACGCCTGACTCAACCCATTAAGCGGGTTGGTCAGGAATTTCAACCCATTTCTTGGCAAGAAGCCATTGAATTGATCGCCGGTGAATTATTGAGAATTAAGGCAGAATATGGCAAGGATGCACTAGGGGTCTTTACCTCTTCACGCTCGACTAATGAGGCTGCCTATCTCCTCCAAAAACTGTTCCGCACTATCATCGGCACAAATAATATTGATTGCTGTGCGCGAGTCTGTCACTCCTCTACCGCTACCGCCCTACAAATGGTAACTGGTGCCGGAGCCGCCACTGCGTCCTATCTCGATATTGAAAAAGCTAAATGTATCGTCATTGCTGGAGCTAACCCTACGGAAGCGCACCCGGTCATTGGGTCGAGAATCAAGCAAGCGGTGCTAAAGGGTGCGCGGCTGGTGGTCATTGATCCGCGTCGCATTGAATTGGCAGAATATGCAGATATACACCTACAACTTCTCCCTGGGACAAATGTTCCTTTATTGAATGCCTTAGCCAAAGTCTTAATTGCAGAAGACTTGATCAACCACGACTATCTTAACGAGCGTGTCGAAGGCTATGAGGAATTTCGCGCCTTTGTCAATCATCTTTCTCTCGATGAAATCGCCAGTATTACCACTGTTGAAACCAACCTGATCCGGGAAGCTGCCCAGTTAATCGGTAGTTATGGTCAAACCCTATTTGTGCATGGTCTTGGCTTATCGGAATTAACCCAAGGGACTGCTTCTGTGATCACCCTATGTAACCTGGGAATGCTCACCAGTAGTATTGGCGGCGAAGGTGCGGGAATGTTGCCCTTGCGAGGACAAAATAACGTTCAAGGTAATGCAGATATGGGCAGTATGCCTAACTTGATTACCGGATATCAACCGTTAAATGATCCTGCACTGCGGCGGCGTTTAGAACGACTTTGGGGAGGATTACCACCAGAACAACCGGGACTGACCAGCCAGGAAATGATTGATGCTGCTGCACGGGGCGAAATCCGCGCTCTCTGGTGTCAGGGGGAAGATATGGTTCAAAGCGATCCGAATGAAACTCACGTCAGGAAAGCACTCTCTAACCTAGATTTTATGGTAGTCCAGGATTTATTCTTCTGTGAAACAGCCCGCTATGCTCACCTTATCTTACCCGCCGCCGCCGCTTTAGAACAGGAGGGAACTTTTACCAATGCTGAACGGCGCATTCAATATGTTAGACCCACAGTACCATCTCCCGGAAAAGCACGACCTGACTGGGAAGCTATCCGTGATGTTGCCGTGAAAATGGGAGCTAATTGGCATTACCAACATCCTGGAGAGATCATGGATGAAATTGCCCAGGTTGCACCCCACTATTTTGGTGGTGTCAGCTATGCTCGTCTGGCAGGGGATGGCTTACAATGGCCTTGTCCCTCTCCTGACCATCCAGGAACGGTTACGGTACACGCTGATCGCTTTATGGGAGGTAAAGGGCAATTGGTGGCGATTGACTACGTACCCAGTCCTGAACATGGGGTCAAAGGATATCCGTTCCTTTTAATTACTGGGCGGCTGCTGGAACATTATAATGTTGGTACCATGACCCGTCGCACGGCGAACCAAGAGTTAGTTCCTGAAGATGTCCTGGAAATTCATCCTGGAGATGCTGATCAGGAAAACATTGCTGATGGGGAGCAAGTCAATCTCGAAAGTCGTTGGGGAAGTATCCAAGTTAAAGTCAAGAAGTCTCGACGCATTGCTCCTGGAACTTTGTTTCTCTCTTTCCACTACCCAGAAACCCACACCAATCGCATCACTGGTCCTCATTTAGATCCCCAATCTAAGTGTCCCCAGTATAAAGCTGTTGCTGTTCGCCTTCAGCCAAATAAATCTTAA
- a CDS encoding NADH-ubiquinone oxidoreductase-F iron-sulfur binding region domain-containing protein, translated as MPRRYWETYNGETSPLLQIHDYLRSQKTALETSDIKALAEQVKLPEATVRGVISYYADLQDHQVSTRVCQGTSCMLAGSGNLYDNLQKYSKCQVAYCLGYCDRSPAVLDAQDRLLFHQEARNLPDKCSGSKVEQPQLSVRCLAQEPLVTVRLGDDYSQLEKARNAGVYSTFLQALQSSPEDILSTLERAGERGRGGAGFPTGKKWRSCAQAKGEPRYVIANGDEGDPGSFIDRVLMENDPHGVVEGILLCGYAVGANQGIVFIRSEYPKAIARMREAIAQARAAGIFGSQGFFPFEISIFPGMGSYVCGEETAMLNAIEGLRGEVQIRPPYPTEAGLYGKPTVVNNVETLVNIAPILEKGAEAYAALGTKFSSGTKVICLNHGFARPGIVEVEFGTTVREVITEAGGGADGKPLEAVLLGGPMGSLLLPDLWDVPICYETMAEQGIQLGHGGIVALPAGTDYHALLEHWLKFMKDESCGKCVPCRLGSQKAWHLVRNQIHQPQCQSQLERLFEVIEQGSLCAFGQYMPDPMRQMIEHFGDRIFQSGVGGS; from the coding sequence ATGCCGAGACGCTACTGGGAAACTTACAACGGCGAGACATCACCTCTGTTACAGATCCACGACTATCTTCGTTCTCAGAAAACTGCTCTTGAGACATCGGACATCAAAGCATTGGCAGAGCAGGTAAAATTACCAGAAGCAACAGTACGAGGTGTAATCTCCTATTACGCTGATTTGCAGGATCATCAGGTTTCGACGCGAGTCTGTCAAGGAACATCCTGTATGCTGGCTGGTTCAGGTAATTTATATGACAACCTCCAGAAGTATTCAAAGTGTCAAGTAGCTTACTGTCTTGGATATTGCGATCGCTCACCAGCCGTGTTAGATGCTCAAGATCGGCTATTATTTCACCAGGAAGCCCGAAATTTACCAGATAAATGTTCAGGATCAAAGGTTGAACAACCTCAGCTTTCTGTGCGCTGTCTTGCCCAAGAACCCCTAGTTACGGTCCGTTTAGGAGATGACTATTCCCAGTTAGAAAAAGCTAGAAATGCAGGAGTTTACTCGACATTTTTGCAAGCCCTTCAAAGTAGTCCAGAAGATATCTTATCCACCTTAGAACGCGCTGGTGAACGGGGACGTGGGGGCGCAGGTTTCCCCACAGGCAAGAAATGGCGGAGTTGCGCCCAAGCCAAGGGAGAACCACGTTATGTTATTGCTAACGGTGATGAAGGCGATCCAGGCTCTTTCATTGATCGGGTACTCATGGAAAACGATCCTCATGGGGTTGTTGAGGGAATACTGCTGTGTGGATATGCAGTAGGCGCAAATCAAGGCATTGTGTTTATTCGTTCCGAATACCCCAAAGCGATCGCACGGATGCGAGAGGCGATCGCCCAAGCCCGTGCTGCTGGTATTTTTGGTTCTCAGGGATTTTTTCCCTTTGAAATCTCCATTTTCCCTGGCATGGGTAGCTATGTCTGCGGCGAAGAAACTGCCATGCTGAATGCGATTGAGGGGTTACGAGGCGAAGTGCAAATTCGTCCTCCTTATCCCACAGAAGCAGGACTCTATGGCAAACCAACCGTAGTTAATAATGTAGAAACCCTAGTTAATATTGCCCCTATTCTCGAAAAAGGTGCTGAGGCTTATGCCGCTTTAGGCACAAAATTTAGTTCTGGAACCAAAGTCATCTGTTTAAATCATGGTTTTGCCCGTCCGGGGATTGTGGAAGTAGAGTTTGGAACTACCGTGAGAGAAGTAATTACCGAAGCGGGGGGCGGTGCTGATGGTAAACCCCTAGAAGCGGTATTGTTGGGAGGTCCAATGGGCAGTCTGTTACTTCCTGATCTGTGGGATGTGCCAATTTGCTATGAAACAATGGCTGAACAGGGGATTCAGTTAGGACATGGGGGCATAGTGGCACTGCCAGCGGGTACAGATTATCACGCCTTGTTAGAACATTGGCTCAAGTTTATGAAGGATGAATCCTGCGGTAAATGTGTTCCCTGTCGTTTAGGTTCTCAAAAGGCTTGGCATTTGGTACGCAATCAAATCCATCAACCACAATGCCAATCGCAACTGGAACGACTATTTGAGGTAATAGAACAAGGAAGCCTCTGTGCCTTTGGACAATATATGCCAGATCCAATGCGCCAGATGATTGAACATTTCGGAGACCGGATTTTTCAGTCAGGAGTAGGAGGATCATGA
- a CDS encoding MFS transporter encodes MTINPSEQRLLEHFERKRWMITIAAVIIQLCLGTVYAWSVFKNDLVANHGWDEVQTSATFMICIGMIGLAAAFGGILVDKKGPRLIATLGGLLFGIGTIVGGIGVQTENILILYLGYGLLGGLGNGFGYVTPIVTLIRWFPDKRGLVTGLAVMGFGAGAFFMGRVAPTNIAAWGVPTTLYIWGVIFLVLVVGAAMFFDNPPHCKLPVQSNSQADATPDDDPFTFEEAIHTTQWWLEWTMLFLNVTAGIGLISQLSPIGKELFRPLANSSLSPEQLIIAIDDAGGLVVAIASIFNGLGRLFWA; translated from the coding sequence ATGACCATTAATCCATCTGAGCAAAGGTTATTAGAACATTTTGAAAGAAAACGTTGGATGATCACCATTGCCGCTGTCATCATCCAGTTATGCTTGGGAACTGTCTATGCCTGGAGTGTCTTTAAAAACGACCTCGTTGCCAATCACGGATGGGATGAAGTACAAACTTCTGCTACTTTCATGATCTGTATTGGCATGATTGGACTAGCAGCAGCCTTTGGAGGAATTCTAGTAGATAAAAAAGGTCCAAGGTTAATTGCTACACTAGGCGGACTGCTGTTCGGGATAGGAACGATTGTTGGGGGAATCGGAGTTCAGACGGAAAACATCCTGATTCTCTATCTGGGTTATGGACTTTTGGGAGGTTTGGGGAACGGTTTCGGTTACGTTACCCCGATTGTCACTCTTATTCGCTGGTTTCCCGACAAAAGAGGTTTAGTTACTGGTTTAGCCGTTATGGGATTCGGTGCTGGTGCTTTTTTTATGGGGAGGGTAGCACCAACTAATATTGCTGCTTGGGGAGTACCTACTACCCTCTATATCTGGGGTGTCATCTTTTTGGTTTTGGTAGTTGGTGCAGCTATGTTTTTTGACAACCCTCCCCATTGTAAATTGCCAGTTCAATCGAATTCTCAAGCAGATGCCACTCCTGATGATGACCCCTTTACTTTTGAAGAAGCCATTCATACGACCCAATGGTGGCTGGAATGGACAATGCTGTTCTTAAATGTGACAGCAGGGATTGGTTTAATCTCTCAGCTTTCTCCCATTGGTAAAGAACTTTTTCGTCCCCTAGCTAACAGTAGTTTATCACCTGAGCAACTCATTATAGCCATTGATGATGCTGGGGGATTAGTGGTGGCTATTGCTTCTATTTTTAATGGTCTGGGAAGACTTTTCTGGGCTTGA
- a CDS encoding DUF3862 domain-containing protein encodes MNKISKTIKFILLSVIVSSCSILNNVATKEEFDKIKNEMSYEEVIDIMGEKPSDDNSEHWATYVPTVWIWKNMNGSEVRVSFSEGKVISKSQKGL; translated from the coding sequence GTGAATAAGATAAGCAAAACAATAAAATTTATACTGTTATCTGTTATTGTTTCTTCATGTTCAATATTAAATAATGTTGCCACAAAGGAAGAATTTGATAAAATTAAGAATGAGATGAGCTACGAGGAAGTTATTGATATTATGGGTGAGAAACCAAGTGATGATAACTCTGAGCATTGGGCAACTTACGTTCCTACTGTTTGGATATGGAAAAATATGAATGGGTCTGAGGTTAGAGTTTCATTTTCTGAAGGTAAAGTTATCAGTAAAAGCCAAAAAGGTTTATAG